Part of the Lichenicola cladoniae genome is shown below.
GAACTCCGTCACCAACAAGAACGTCGGAGCCTGATCATGTCCGAGACCCAGACCCGTACCGGCTCGCTCTCCGACCTTAAGGACATGGCGGTTGCGGCCGGCGTGGCCGTCACGCCCGACGAGACCGCGATCGTCCGTGAGCCGAAGCGCGACGCGCAGGGCCGCTCCTACGCGACCGGCCGACGCAAGAACGCCATCGCCCGCGTGTGGATCATGCCCGGCAAGGGCGACATCAGCGTCAACGGCCGCAAGGTCACGACGTATTTCGCGCGTCCGGTGTTGCGCATGCTGATCACCCAGCCGTTCCTGGTAGCGGATCGCTACAACCAGTTCGACGTGTATTGCACGGTGAACGGTGGCGGACTGTCCGGTCAGGCCGGCGCGCTGCGCCACGGCATCAGCCGTGCGCTCACCTACTACGAGCCGAGCCTGCGCGGCATCCTGAAGGTTGCCGGCTTCCTCACCCGCGACAGCCGCGTGGTCGAGCGCAAGAAGTACGGCAAGGCGAAGGCCCGTCGTTCGTTCCAGTTCTCCAAGCGCTGATCGTCTTCCGGCGCGGGGTGGCCGATCGGCTCGGGCTCGATCGGCATCCTGGCCGGCGGTGATTTCGAATGGCTCGCCGGGGTGGCATTTCGCTGCCCTTGGCGGGCCGTTCGCATTCCGGGCACGCGGACGAATGGGCGGTGTCAGAACAGCCCGAGATCGTAGGCACCGGTGATGGCGGCGGCACCGCCCTCACTATACCTTGCGGCCGGCGAATCCTCGGGCATCGGGCCGGTGGCGCAGGATGTCAGCAGGAGCAGCATCGCGAGCAGCCACATGATCGGCCTGATGGTCGGGTCGCTTTGTTGCAAAACGGGTGCGCCATGTCGTCGGGTTGAGGGTGGTGGCAACGGACACGTGAGCCCCGCATATGCGACGGGCCACTAAATACGGATTTACCGAGGCAGAAGGACCGAGGCATGACCTCAGCGACCGTGTTCATCGACGGCGAGGCCGGCACCACCGGGCTCGGGATCAGGCGCCGGCTGGAAAGCCTGCCGGTCACGGTGCGTTCGATCGATGCCGACCGCCGCAAGGACCCTGCCGCCCGGCGCGCCCTCATGGAAGCGGTCGACCTCGTCGTGCTGTGCCTGCCGGACACCGCATCGCGCGAGTCCGCTTCCCTGGTGGCCGAGCTGGCGGATCCGCCGAAGCTGCTCGACGCGAGCACCGCGTTCCGGACCGACCCCGACTGGGTCTACGGCTTTCCCGAGATGAGCAAGGG
Proteins encoded:
- the rpsI gene encoding 30S ribosomal protein S9; the protein is MSETQTRTGSLSDLKDMAVAAGVAVTPDETAIVREPKRDAQGRSYATGRRKNAIARVWIMPGKGDISVNGRKVTTYFARPVLRMLITQPFLVADRYNQFDVYCTVNGGGLSGQAGALRHGISRALTYYEPSLRGILKVAGFLTRDSRVVERKKYGKAKARRSFQFSKR